A genomic window from Acyrthosiphon pisum isolate AL4f unplaced genomic scaffold, pea_aphid_22Mar2018_4r6ur Scaffold_21380;HRSCAF=23826, whole genome shotgun sequence includes:
- the LOC107882440 gene encoding uncharacterized protein LOC107882440 produces the protein MFESLVQKDILRSFNNIIMEEQHGFRPGRSTITNSLIVHNYIFNAFQHHSQVDVIYTDFNKAFDTVNHAVLVKILKDCGTGEPLLSWLKSYLDNRYQWVKLPNVKSNVFFTPLVFPKVDTCPLCSFPSSSTALAKH, from the coding sequence ATGTTTGAGTCATTGGTCCAAAAGGATATTCTTAGatcattcaataatattattatggaagaGCAACACGGTTTCCGCCCTGGTCGTTCTACTATCACTAACAGCCTAattgttcataattatattttcaacgcTTTCCAACATCATTCACAGGTGGACGTTATTTACACGGATTTTAATAAGGCCTTTGATACCGTGAACCATGCTGTCTTAGTGAAAATTCTAAAAGATTGTGGCACTGGTGAGCCGCTATTGTCTTGGCTTAAATCCTACCTAGATAACAGATACCAATGGGTTAAACTACCCAATGTTAAATCTAATGTGTTCTTTACCCCTCTGGTGTTCCCCAAGGTGGACACCTGTCCCCTTTGCTCTTTTCCATCTTCATCAACAGCCTTAGCAAAACACTAA